One genomic window of Mogibacterium diversum includes the following:
- a CDS encoding HigA family addiction module antitoxin: MSNVNEYNDIVAFHPGYYIADIIEDMEVSQAEFATRMGTTAKTLSQLINGQANISNDLAKKLSAMLGTSVEVWQNLQNTYDQKLIEIQQAKDIDAQAELVKEIDYKYFVDEVGLQKTRSINDKVANLCKYFKVADLRIMLQPDFLINFRSSPSFNSDKNIINSRAWIQTAINISKDIETKPYNAAKLKGYLPELRGMTVKKPKEFLPRMHEIFAECGIAFVLLPHLKNSGVNGAVKWVTDDRVVLAINNRGVYADKFWFSLFHEIRHVLQQKIKKVFISSTLEEMMDINNKLEIDADKFAKNYLISPEDYRRLAPSRYTSDDEIVEFAKTIGIHPGIVAVRLQYEGIIQQERCSKLKEKYVFETKKIA; the protein is encoded by the coding sequence ATGAGTAATGTAAATGAATACAATGATATAGTAGCATTTCATCCTGGATATTATATTGCAGATATTATTGAAGATATGGAAGTTAGTCAGGCTGAATTTGCCACAAGAATGGGAACAACCGCAAAGACTTTAAGCCAGTTGATTAATGGACAAGCTAATATTTCCAATGACTTAGCAAAGAAGCTTTCTGCAATGCTTGGAACAAGTGTAGAGGTTTGGCAGAACCTACAGAATACTTATGATCAAAAGCTGATAGAGATACAACAGGCTAAAGATATTGATGCACAAGCAGAACTTGTAAAAGAAATAGATTATAAATATTTTGTTGATGAAGTTGGTTTGCAAAAAACAAGAAGTATCAACGATAAGGTTGCAAATTTATGTAAGTATTTTAAGGTTGCAGATTTAAGAATTATGTTGCAACCGGATTTTCTAATAAATTTTAGATCAAGTCCATCTTTTAACAGTGATAAGAACATCATTAATTCTAGAGCATGGATTCAAACAGCTATAAATATCTCAAAAGATATTGAGACGAAGCCTTATAATGCAGCGAAGCTAAAAGGGTATTTGCCTGAGCTTAGAGGTATGACGGTAAAGAAACCGAAGGAATTTTTGCCAAGAATGCATGAAATATTTGCTGAATGCGGTATTGCATTTGTTTTATTACCACACTTGAAGAATTCAGGAGTGAATGGTGCTGTCAAGTGGGTAACAGACGATAGGGTAGTTCTTGCGATAAACAATCGAGGAGTGTATGCAGATAAGTTCTGGTTTTCTTTATTTCATGAAATCAGGCATGTACTTCAGCAAAAGATTAAGAAGGTCTTTATCAGCAGTACGCTAGAAGAAATGATGGATATTAATAATAAACTGGAAATAGATGCAGATAAGTTTGCAAAGAACTATTTGATTTCGCCTGAAGATTATAGAAGATTAGCTCCTTCAAGATATACATCTGATGATGAGATTGTTGAATTTGCTAAAACGATAGGAATTCACCCGGGCATTGTAGCCGTCAGATTGCAATATGAAGGAATAATTCAACAAGAAAGATGCTCAAAATTAAAAGAAAAATATGTGTTTGAAACAAAGAAAATTGCATAG
- a CDS encoding glycoprotein, with translation MEKIFFEYNENSLTLYDAFKEANPPSDIEEIFNKFRKQIYSYADFEIKHFKKLQPFAEYKRLVDFLCNLLKRVCPHYEKKEFYYILVVLSYSEEQKAIEYLGMLTDFIIANKLNLCHVLLTICNEINEPHLMSNKVKLEQYFEDLYAKSDYFKLVKRIGLDTSKIEFKNIGGEGQFSFDLTNMKEIQYEFQIESEIEKRKFCKLSISVYAPKGMEVCFDVSLTSREFLLYHHHKDYCASVKEEMKLIDKETNQTFCIEKCTNLLEIKSIVSQIESILKTRFEIDIVYAYFAKPLKGKKQLQKWWKETV, from the coding sequence ATGGAGAAGATATTTTTTGAGTACAACGAAAACAGTTTAACGCTATACGATGCTTTTAAAGAAGCAAACCCACCAAGTGACATAGAGGAAATTTTCAATAAATTTCGAAAGCAAATATATTCATATGCGGATTTTGAAATAAAGCATTTCAAGAAGTTGCAACCGTTTGCAGAATATAAGAGGCTAGTCGATTTTCTATGCAATTTATTAAAAAGAGTTTGTCCGCATTACGAGAAAAAGGAATTTTATTACATTTTGGTCGTATTGAGTTATTCCGAGGAGCAAAAGGCAATAGAATATTTAGGAATGCTGACAGACTTCATTATTGCTAATAAGCTTAATCTTTGCCATGTTTTACTCACTATTTGTAATGAAATCAATGAACCACACTTGATGTCCAATAAAGTAAAATTAGAACAATATTTTGAAGATTTATATGCTAAAAGTGATTATTTTAAACTTGTAAAAAGAATCGGACTTGATACTTCAAAAATTGAGTTTAAGAACATTGGAGGGGAGGGGCAATTTAGTTTCGACCTTACTAACATGAAGGAGATTCAATATGAATTCCAGATAGAAAGTGAAATAGAAAAAAGAAAATTTTGCAAACTTAGTATTTCTGTTTATGCACCAAAAGGCATGGAAGTCTGCTTTGATGTATCGCTCACAAGTCGGGAGTTCTTGCTCTACCACCATCACAAAGATTATTGTGCATCCGTCAAAGAAGAGATGAAGCTGATCGATAAGGAAACAAATCAGACGTTTTGTATTGAAAAATGCACGAATTTGTTGGAAATCAAAAGCATTGTAAGTCAGATTGAGAGCATTTTAAAAACAAGGTTTGAGATAGATATAGTATACGCATATTTTGCTAAGCCTTTGAAAGGGAAGAAGCAATTACAAAAATGGTGGAAAGAAACCGTTTAA
- a CDS encoding SMI1/KNR4 family protein, whose translation MQLLTIDEIISSIMEETEGLDAEITDGIILSKKEIPQSEIEKLKSELGIEYLDSAFSEYILSYNWGNFGFLSYQFGYDDETSLSWLINRNLDYDEYPALRKKNLIIIANGDPYTILLDCKSGEIYAFTSDMTYEEIVTVASDFEEFVRAMGTAQYAVWKNAEKEFIESMEREYSESSLKFWKELVSVY comes from the coding sequence ATGCAATTATTAACAATTGATGAAATAATATCTTCGATAATGGAAGAAACTGAGGGACTTGATGCTGAAATAACAGACGGAATTATTCTCAGCAAAAAAGAAATCCCACAGTCTGAAATCGAGAAATTAAAATCCGAACTTGGAATAGAGTATTTAGATTCGGCATTTTCGGAGTATATTTTAAGCTATAATTGGGGGAATTTCGGTTTTCTCAGCTACCAGTTTGGATATGACGATGAGACAAGCCTAAGCTGGCTGATTAACCGTAATCTTGATTATGACGAGTATCCCGCTCTTCGCAAAAAGAACCTAATAATTATTGCAAACGGCGACCCATACACTATTCTGCTAGATTGTAAGTCCGGCGAGATATATGCATTCACAAGTGACATGACTTATGAGGAGATAGTGACTGTTGCTTCCGATTTTGAAGAATTTGTAAGAGCGATGGGAACTGCTCAGTATGCTGTTTGGAAAAACGCTGAAAAAGAGTTTATAGAATCGATGGAGCGTGAGTATTCCGAGAGCAGCCTTAAGTTTTGGAAAGAACTTGTGAGCGTGTACTAA